One stretch of Rhinolophus ferrumequinum isolate MPI-CBG mRhiFer1 chromosome 5, mRhiFer1_v1.p, whole genome shotgun sequence DNA includes these proteins:
- the ATP5ME gene encoding ATP synthase subunit e, mitochondrial, translating into MVPPVQVSPLIKLGRYSALFLGVAYGAKRYSYLKPRAEEERRIAAEEKKKQDELKRIERELAEARDDSILK; encoded by the exons ATGGTGCCACCGGTGCAGGTCTCCCCGCTCATCAAG CTCGGCCGCTACTCCGCCCTGTTCCTCGGCGTGGCCTACGGAGCCAAGCGCTACA GTTACCTGAAACCTCGagcagaagaggagaggaggataGCCGCggaggagaagaagaagcagGATGAACTAAAACGGATCGAGCGAGAGTTGGCAGAAG CCCGAGATGACAGCATACTGAAGTGA